TGCTCTTAGCGACTGAGCAGACGCGAGAAACATCGCGTCTGTATCGGTGAGATAATCTCTTGTTTATGAAGTTGCCATCAAAACAGGTATAATGGCTATTTTTTAGTAGGAAAGCAGTGATTTGGTATGCTGTAAAAACAATTCCCTACTTGTTTGTATCTCTATTGTCATCTGAGACAGGCAAGGTTCTAATCAGTTCACGAATAACATCAGTTGCCGGTCTCCCTGTTTGTTGACAATACTTTTCCAGCTTTTCTGCTTCTTGTGCTGCTAGATTAACTGTTATGCGTTTGACGGCCCATTTTTTATTTGTCATTATCATGCTATTTGCTATGTGGTAACATTATCCGAAGAGTCTAACTTAAAGAGGAAAACGATAACATTATCAGAGTTTGTCTCCAGAAACAAGTAATGGTATTGGTATTAAAATTGTACGGTTTGGCAAAGGATTCATCATCTCCTAATAAAATTTAAAAACTACAATTTATTTGTTACTTTTTTGACAGGATTAAAGAATAAGTACTTGCTCTTGAAAATAATAACGCTAGTAACAAAATGAGTAAAGCCTGAGAACTAAATTCCATAAGTTAATTTAAAATATCTACTTTTAACTCAATGTAGATTTCCACAATTATTATTTAAAAGCATTTCTTCTCTTTTGCTCAAGGTTGCCAAATATTGCTGGAGAGAACATCTATCAAAACTCCTGTAAATAAAACTTGAGAATCAGTATCATGCTTAACTGGTGACTCTCAAGTAGCTTGTAGTAGCTGCTCACCAATAAATTGAAAGTAAACAAATAAGCGATCGCTCTGGAGTAAAACCAGTTGCTATGGATATTTGTTTAGAGCAATGAACTTGAGATCAGGACTGGTGTATAGTTTTTTCATTAACCCTCTATCTTCACAAATTATGTTTGATTTTTCAGCTTTTCTTCTAATTGTTCATAAAGATACTAAATAATTTTAAAACTATTTTTTTTCACTCAAAGCCAACGCTGTTTTAAAACTCTGCAACTTGTTTGTTTTCCAAATCTTATAGGTAAGTTATTCAAAGAAAAACTTATTATCATATTCAACAATATGGAAGTTGTAGAAATAAGTTTTACTCTATTATTGTATTCAATGCTTAAGAGAATCCTGGTTTATCAGGACTAAATTATGCTTTAATTGACTCCCAAAAAACTCTTAATCTCCAGTTATTGTCTATTGGTAAACTTACTTATAAAAAGTATTGTGTACTTCCGTATTTTCGGTGTGTGTTCATTATAGCTATTATTTAAGTGCTTTAAATAATCTTTATTAAAATGCCAAAAAATACTGATTTACATGATTTACAAAAAAATTACAAAGAACGATATTTTTACCTAACTTTTGCTTAACTATATTGATATATAACAGGATACTGACAACAAAAATTTATTAAATAAAAGATTTAGATATTTAATTGTCCCTGATAGAGTTGAATGAATAGAAATTTTGTGTAATTAGTAAAATTTTATACTTATATATTTACGAAAAAGTTACTAGAAAAACATCAGAATACAGATACTTCATGAAATTTGGATAAAGTTCACTTCTATTGAGCGATAAGTTATTGAGGTTGCATGATTGTGAGCTGCAAAGCGTCATACAGGGGAGAAATCTGTGACAAAACAGTAATTAAATATTACGCCAATTTTATTTCCCTGCCGAATCCAAAGTAAGGCAGGCACTTATAGTGGTATGTGATGTCGGTTAGAGACTGATAACAGAATTAAGCAGGTAGGAACCAGAAGCTAAAACAGTCTTTATACGTGGTTTTGAGACCTATGTTCTGCACTAGGCTAGATTACAAACTGGTGTATTATTAGGGTCGACGCAAAGAAATTTCAATAATCAGTGATTAGCCTGATTTGATATCACTCTTATTCAGGACTGGTAGTGCTGTTCATCCACGTGCTTAGCTGTAGAGATTGCTTTATTGGAGTTAATCACCAATGGCAATCTCAGAGTCCCCTGTAGAGATCAGGGTTGGGGAACGCGAGGGACTGTTTTGTTTGTCCATAAATAGTAGCCTGTTAAAGAAAAATAGAGAAGTATATGCTGTCTTCGAAGACAGCGCCAACTACGAACTTATCAAATCAAAGTTGACAGAATCCTATAACTGATACATCTGTTGTAGTTAATATGCAATTATATTATAAATAGCTATATAGTTACATAGTTAATTACGAAATAGAACGAAGCTGAGTTTTTCAGTACAATTTAGTATAAATTTTTTCGTAAATAGCATAAATTATTGACTATAGCGGCTAAAAATTAGCTCAAAATATTTGTTTAGGTGCTTTTTCATAAGTACAGATAAATATAGAATTTAAACAAATTTTATATTTATCTGTGGTAATTACTTAGACAATTATTCAAATTGAAGTTGGGGCATAAGTTGAAGAGTACCTATGCCTAAATCTTTAGGTGAAAGCGATCGCGCTTCAAATAAAGCCATCATATCTCGTAGTTGGGGATTACCACGAGCAGCTCCTGTAAGACCCTTCGCAATAATTAAGCCACAGTAGCCCTTAGTATTTTTACAACGCTGATTCCATTTTTTTCGAGCTTCTACATGAGTTGGATCGTCATCTAAAAATTCACCAAATAGAAACAACTCATCATTTTGAGTTTGCAATAAACCCAGATCGTAACGATTATCATCGAAAGGATCTGCACCTGGATTAAAGCAAATTGCTTTTAGTCCACCTGCTGCTTCAATGTTTTCAATTACAGTTTTAGCTTTGGGGCGGGAAGTTTGAATCAAAATCACAGGTAATCCGTCACCCACTTGTTTAATTTCACCGGCTTTATGGTAATTTGCTCCCTTATGCAGGTACTCCAACATTTCCCATGAAACCACGCCTAAGCTGAGGAAGGAGTCTTCTGGGATCAAGTCATCTCGCAACGAGTGGAACCTTGGGGAGTTAGTTTCTCCAATCTCCTGCTCCTCGACACCAAAGCCTGCCATTTCCTCTAATTCCGCTGCCATCTGTGGCATGGTAGAGACAGTGACAGATAAGGATTTAGTTGATTCTTCTGGTTGCGGGAGGGAAATCCGATAGCGACGACTCAAGGTAGGGAAACCATTCCCATGAAGTTGGCGACGGTGATCGCGAATAAAGCGGATCAAGCTTTCGAGGGCAACTAAAACTACAAGTGCTTCTTCGTCATACAAAACAGACCGTAGTCCTTCTAAAGGATGGATATTGCCGAAGGTAGGGTCAATTTCTGCTAGGGGTAAATCGGCTAAATCACTAGTTTCCTCTTCGTCTTCGTCGGTATCCTCGGCACGCTCAAAGGTGAGAAATAAGCAATCTTGCTTGAGGAAAGCTTCTTCTAAACGTCCTTGTGATTCCTCATCCCTTAAAACTGCGGCACGAAAACGCTTGAGCGAATCTTCAGAACGATATAATAAGATGCCATACTCCATCCCTAGCATTCCCATAACTGAGGCGTAGAGTGTACCAACATCCCATCTGTTGATCTCTACTGACAAAATTTGCTGTTCTTCCAAAAATTCCCAAGGAGCTGCTTGCCAAATTGCAAATGCCTTTTCTCTAAGAATTTGGGCATACTGTGGAGGTAAATCAGGAATTTGACTATCGAGAATGTCGGCAAATCCTCGAAACAGTTCATTGATTAAAGGTAATTCTGGTGCATAGTCAATGACGATATCTAAATCTTGCAGTACCCCACGCAGATAAAATTGGATCTCGCGATCGCGCACAACAATCCTTTGGGGTCTAGCGGGTTTGGCTGGACTGTGGGGATGTTCCATTGCTCGCATTAAGGTGCGAACAACTGCTTCCGGCCCGGTGTCTGGAGCAACTACATCCATTCCTCGGACAATACCTTGCGAACCGTCCACCCAGATAATGCATTCGCCGGTTGCCTCCGATTCTCTTAGGGAGGTTTGAGAAGATGACAATGGACGGCGATCGCCCTCCCATACAGAAGGAATTTGAGTTAATTTCTTCAACCGACGACTGGTAGAGCGATTAAAACTTGTCATAGAGTAAGTTAATCAAAGGAAGCAATTTGAAAGTAAACTTTTGGGAATGACTCGCCGCGGATGAAAGTTCCTGGCTGCACCTGAAGAATGGTTGCAACTCAGGTTGCCACAAGGTTGAAAATTCAAAAATATCGAATCTTTAAACACACCGAATCTCTCAATTCTAGAATAAAAATCTTTGGCTGCTTTTAACGGAGTGTTTACAATTTGGCATCCAGCGACGTCAATCCCGCTAGAATGGATACAAAAACACTTCAAGGCAACCAAAGGGCAATAAAAAGCTCTAACAAAGTAATAGTTACATCACTTAAGGAGTTGAAAAAGCAGATGACACAAGCAACTCAGCCTCAACAACGCGGAATTCTGTTGAGCGAATCAGCATTGCGCCAAGTAAAATTACTCCAGGACAAGCAAGGCAAAGACTTATGCTTACGGGTAGGAGTCCGTCAAGGTGGCTGCTCTGGGATGTCTTACATGATGGACTTCGAGGACGTCAGCAAGATCACCCCTCAGGATGAAGTTTTTGACTATGAAGGCTTCAAAATTGTTAGCGATCGCAAGAGTTTATTATATCTCTATGGCTTGATGCTTGATTATAGTGACGCTATGATTGGTGGCGGCTTTCAATTCACTAATCCCAACGCCGCCCAAACTTGCGGTTGCGGTAAGTCATTTGGGGTGTAATATTGTCCTTTGTCATTGGACAAATGACAAAGGACAAATGACTATTAACTAATGACTATTGACAAATTTACTATGACTCAAACAGTTGAATCCCTGTTTGATACAGGTTTAGAACGCTATAAAGCTGGAGAAGCAGCGGATTCTTTAATCCCTGTGTTTAAAGAAGTGTGCGATCGCGCTCCCAAAACTAGTGCGGCTTGGATTTGTTTAGCGTGGTTGTATTTGCTTGACAATAAACCTAGCTTGGCGTATAAAGCTGCACAAAAAGCAGTAAAGTTAAATCCACAAGATCCACAAGCAAGGATTAATCTAGCTCTAGCAATGCTGGAAACCAAACAAAAAGGGTTACGCGAACATATTGATTTTGCACAACAGTTAATTTTTGTCAATCCAGAATGGCGAGATGAAATCAAAAACAGTATAGAAGATGGTTTAAGCAGAAAACCAGACTGGCAGAGTTTGGCAAAAGTCAAAAACTGGCTGTTTGAAGAATAATTTAAGGGACTGGGGATTGGTGATTAGGGACTGGGGATTAGGGATTGGGTACTGATTATTCCCCTTGTTCCCTTGTCCTCCTAGTCTCCAGTCCCCAGTCCCCTTTATGTAAGTCGCAAATGAAAGATAAATTGTTAAGCTGGCTAAACGTGGTTTTAGTAGCAGATGTTTTTTTGGTTTTGTTTGGCTTTGGCTGGTTAGCGATTGCTGCGATCGGTGATGCTGCTGGAGTAAACTTAGGATTGGATTTGTGGCACCAACTTTGGCAACCTGTTTTTAACCCAGCTATTGGCATTCTCATGGGAGGTGCTATTCTCAGCGGTATTATCAGTTGGGTTTCACGAAAATTCTTCTCTAGTCAATAACCAATCATGTATTTTTCTTAGTGTCTTTGTAGTTCAAAATTCAGACTGAACCACAAAGACGAGGCAGTGCGTTGGGCGGCTCCGCCGACTTGTTCGCGTAGCGTCTCCCCTTCTCCCAAAGGGAGAGGCTAGCGCCAAGGGAGAAGCAACTGCCGTACTAAGCCACCAAGGCAAAAAGCTCAAAATTGGGTAAGATTTTCTGGAATGTCGACTCAGCTTGAAAGGCTAACCTTAGACTCTATTTAAGAATTTGTGCCAGTGCCGATTGCAAATTAGGATATTGGTACTTAAAGCCTGCGTCTACAGTGCGTTTGGGTAAGACTTGTTGTCCTTCTAAAACTACCATTGCGCCGTCTCCTAAGAGAGCCTCGATCGCAAAGGCAGGAACGGGTAGCCAGGAAGGACGATGGATCACTTGCCCTAAAGTTTGGCTCAAATCTGTCATCCGAACAGGATTAGGAGCAGTAGCATTATATACGCCTTCTATTTCCGATTGGGTTAAAGCTTGCACAATCAGATTAACTACATCGTCTAAATGAATCCATGAGAACCATTGGCGACCACTACCAATTGGGCCACCAGCAAAAAGTTTGAAAGGAGTAATCATTTTACCCAAAGCACCACCATTCCCAAGGACAATACCGAAACGCAAAATTACCAGCCGCACACCAGCATCTTTTACTTTTTGCGCTTCTGCTTCCCAAGCTTGGCAGACTTGGGCGAGAAAATCGTTACCAGCAGGGCTAGTTTCATCAAAGGTTGCGGTTTCACTAGTACCGTAATAGCCAATAGCCGAAGTGTTGACTAACACCTTTGGTTTGGGGTTGGCGTTAGCTATTGCTTCCACTATTTTTTGTGTACCTAGTTTACGACTATTGAGGATTGCCTCTTTACGTTCCGGTGTCCATCGTCCTTCCCCGATGGGTTCTCCTGCTAGATTAACTACACCATCACAACCAGCTAACGCACTTTGCCAAGAACCAGATTGAGTGGGTGTATAGGAAATAATTTCTAGATTTGGGAAAGCCTCAGATGGAAGAACTTTTTGGGCAAAGGTAGTATTCCGAGTTAACACTAATATGCTATGACCTTCTGTGTGGAGTCGTTGTACCAAACGACTACCCACGAATCCTGTTGCTCCAGTAATTGCTATTTTCATTTTCTATCTCTGCCAAACCCCTGAACTGTTCAAATATTATTCTCAGCTTATCTTCAAGTATTGAGGATAAATTCGGTGGCGATCGCCATGATTATTCTTGTTTAGTGGTAGATATCCAATGTGCCAGTTTAAAGGCCGGAATCTATGATTTATCGTTTCGATGCTTCGGTATTATAGGATGGACGGAGTGTTGCAAGGCGTGGGGCTATTATGGCTCGCTATACTGGTTCATTTACTGTTTCTGTTTCTATTGACCATCTCCAGCCGTTACTTGTGGAACTTCTACAGGACTGTGAGTTAGATGTTCAATACTACTCGGCAGATTATATTATGGCTCGTGAGATTCCCGGTAATGTTATTTTTTCTAAGCTAGTTACGGTAGAAGTAATGATTGATAAAGCAACAGCTACCGAAACAGAAACGCGGTTGAGTATGGTGATTAAAAATGATGAACTACCACTCCAACTGGATAATCACTGCCGACAAATGTTTGAATTCGTTAAGCAGGAGATTGAACGCAGCCGCCATTGGCATTTGATTGAAAGTCTTGCAGGATAATAACTATTAGTACTTATAGTAAAAGCCTCTGCTGCGGCTAGCTTTGTTAGAAGCTAGCTTTAGCAATTCGCCTAGACTCCATATCATAACTTGGTTCAAGATGTTGTTAGTCCTCTATATCCTCGGTCATGCCGGGGTTTATTAGCGTAATGTCATACTCACTTGCATCTGTTTGCCCCGAACGTTGAGTATTTTTTAATAGGTAATAAATAGCACGTACTTGAGGGCCAAAAACGATTTCATCTTCATTTTTCAAATCGTGAGTTGGCATCTTGCGTCCATTAATCATCAAACCATTGGAACTAGGCTTTCCTTTGGCGTCGCCATCCACAATCCGATAATAATAGCTATGACTATTATGTTCTCGTGGCAATCTCACTAATGTGGCATGGCGACGAGAGACAAACTGCGATATTAAACGAATATTGCAATCGCGGTCTCTACCAATAGAATAAACTGCGTGTTCCAAAGAAAATTCTTTACGACCTTGATCATCTTCAATAATCAGTAGATGATTTTCATTGGTTTCTGCTGCCATTGACAAATCGTTGCTAAAATCTTTTGAACTGTGATTAATCAAGATTTGTTGAGTATCGTTTCCTGCCATTCTCACGCACTATTAAGTCTGAGGTACTGAAATCTAAATAAGCATTGAATTGGTATATTACCCTAACAAAAGAGTAGAACATAAATGTTCTACTCCAGTAGCTATCATAGCTCGCAGAGGAGTCTCAACAGAGTCAGTAAGATGCATATTACTCAGTATGCACTCAGTTTAACCTTATAAGGGAATAACCAAGATTTCTGCCGAGAAATCTTATCTCCAAGGAGCTATTCTATAGACGATGAGACCACCACCGTAATAAAACTGAGTTGGTGACAACACTAACAGAGCTAAAAGCCATTAATGCAGCGGCCCCAGATGGCGTCATGACAAAACCCAAACTGGGTAACAAAACCCCTGCTGCTAGAGGAATACCTATTGTATTATATGCAAAAGCCCAGAATAAATTCTGGCGGATTTTATTGAAAGTGGCACGACTGAGCTGAATTGATTCAACTACATCGGTTAAGCGATCGCGCATCAAGATAATTTCAGCAGTTTCCATTGCCACATCTGTCCCGGAGTGCAACGCAATTCCTACGTCTGCTTGAGATAGGGCTGGAGCATCATTAATTCCATCTCCTACCATTGCGACAACAGATTGGGGACTGGGTACTGGGTACTGGGGACTGGTTATTCTCCTTGTTCCCAGTCCCTCTTTTTGTAGAGATTCGATGGCAGCTGCTTTTTTTGCTGGGGGAACACCTGCAATGACATCGGTGCTATCTAGTCCCAGTTGTTTAGCGATCGCACTAGCTGCTTCTATTCTATCGCCACTGAGTAGCATTACCCGTAAACCCATTTGGCGTAACTTGTCTATGGTCGCTTGGGCATCTGGTCTGAGGGTATCACTAACAGCAATTAGCCCAGATAAAGTTCCTGCAACTGCTACGTAAACGACTGTTTTCCCATCTGCTGCTAACCTGTCTGCTACTTTTTGTGCAGTTTCGCTAATAGCAATTCCGTGCCAACTCAACCAGTCCCAATTTCCTAAAAGCACGCTTTTACTTTCTACGACAGCAGACACACCCAATCCTGCTTCTGTGTGGAAGTCTACAGCTTCTGGAATTGATAACTGTTGCTGCTGTGCTTCTTTCTGAATCGCTTTTGCCAGGGGATGGTAAGTGCCGATTTCGACTGCTGCTGCTAGTTGTATTAAGGATTGGGGACTTGTGTTGAGCGTAGTCGAAGCATTAGGGACTGGGGAACTCGGGGCCCCCTCTGAGGATAAGGGGTAATGGGAATTCTGAGTTTCCAATTCCCCAACTAGTAAACAATCAGTAACAGTGGGATTACCTGTGGTTAATGTGCCGGTTTTATCAAATACTACGGTGTCAAGTTGGTGTACTCTTTCTAAAACGTCGCCACCTTTGATTAACAGACCTCGTTCTGCTCCTATACCAGTCCCTACGAGAATAGCAGTTGGCGTGGCAAGTCCCAAAGCACAGGGACAAGCGACTACCATAACTGCGATCGCTAACTTTAAACTTACTAAAAGTGGGGAGTAGTGAGTTAGAGGTTGCGAGTGGTGGGCGTTATGTGCAGAGTGGCTGATCATTTCCATTCCACCAGACATGGTGACATTTGGCCAGATGTGAGTGCCAAAAAAGTACCAAAAGACAAATGTCAGAATTGCAGCCGTTAACACGCCGTAGGTAAAGTAACCAGCTACTGTATCGGCTAATTTCTGTACTGGAGCTTTTCGGGTTTGGGCAGTTTCAACTAGAGCAACAATTTGGGCTAGAGTTGTATCACTTCCAGTACGCGTTGTCTGAATAGCGATCGCACCTGACTGATTTATCGTTCCTGCTGTTACCGTATCTCCAGGTTGCTTGATTGCTGGTACTGCTTCCCCAGTCAGCATTGACTCATCGATTGTTGTTTGACCAGCCACTACCTTACCATCAACAGGGATTTTATCTCCTGGCAACACCTGTAAGAATTCACCAACACGCACCTGTTCTGCTGGAATCTCGACACTAGTAGACCCCGCGCCTACGTTCTCTGGGTTGGCAATCAATCGGGCTATCTGTGGCTGGAGTGCAAGCAGTTGTCTAAATGCCTTGGCTGCACGTCCTCTGGCTTGTTGCTCTAATGTCCTTCCCAGTAAAATAAAACCCAGCATCATCACTGGTTCGTCAAAAAAGCACTCCCAACCCATTTGAGGAAACAGCAGCGCTATCAAACTAGCAGTATAAGCTGTGAGTGTTCCTAATCCCACTAAGGTGTTCATGTTGGGAGCATTTCGCCGCCAGCCCAGCCAGCCATCTACTATAATTGGGCGACCTGGAATTAGTAGCGCCACTGTTGCTAGTCCGCAGTGGAACCAGATATTTTTTAACGCTTGCAGCACTGGGCTACCATCGCTACCAAAATGTCCAGTGGCTGACAATATTAGCAACACACCAGCGATCGCTAAATTTCCTAATGAAGAGCGCATTTCTCGGCGTTGTCGTTCTGCTGGGTCTTGTAAAGCAGATGTCTCGCCTGCTATACCGCTAGCTGTGCGGGGTTGAGATGGGAACCCAACAGATGTTAATCGCTTTGCCAGTGCATCAGGATCTACCGCACCAACTTCCGTTTCTACGACTGCTACCTCTGTTGCCAAGTTCACACAGGTGCTTTTGACTCCTGGGTATTGGCTTAGCTGTCGCTCTACTGCGTTCACGCACGCAGCACACTTCATGCCCCCAACATCCAGAATAATTTTCTCTAGAGTTGGGGACAGTTCTGGGGTAAGCTGAGTTTTGGGGACAAGTTGCATGGCAATTGTTTTAGATTCACTACGAAAATTCAACGCCTGCTTAAAGCGTCTCTAATTCGAGCGTAGGCTAAATCTGGAACTACGACTGAACGTCAACTATATTAATTTTATTAATTTATCGTACTAAGTTGAGTTTTGGCGATCGCTCCAGCGCTGATAAGTCACATAGATAACCGCTCCAAGCTGGATTGGCATAGTAAAGATCAGGCTTTTCAAGAAATAGTTAATTTCTAAATGAGACATCGCACTAAAATAACCTAAGCCCAGTAAGAGCAACATCGCCCAGGTAACCTGTTTAGGTTTAAGGGAAAGCATATTATTAAAATAATTCGTAATTCGTAATTAAGAAGCGTCAGATTTAACTTGGTTTGGGGGTTAAAATTTTTTACCGGATTTGAGAGAATTGGTGCAAGAGTTATTTCTTCCCCCTGCTCCTCATCTCCGTCATCTCCTTGCCTTCTTCCACTAGAACCAGCCTTGCTTCTTGACGAAGTAGGTATCAACGAATTCTTCATGATCTTTATTCAAGTAGATCATGCCTTCAATCAAACCTACAAGTTGCATAATTATCAGGGCAAAGCCATAGGTGAAAGAACCTCCAACTACAGAAATTAACAACATAATTAAGCCTTCTGTAGTGTATCCGAGAATAAATTTGTGAACTCCGAAACCACCCAAAATAATGCCACAGTACCCAGCTAGAAGTTGTTTAGTAGGGTGACTAGGGTTGAGATTTGCCATATGAGTGCTGCTCCTGGGATAACTAAGGTATAGAATTAAAGTTTTTAATGTAATAAAAGTAATTAAATATATTTACTTTCTGAGATATATTTTTACTTTGTTTCAGGCGAAGCATATTCGACAATAAACGTCTTCAACCAGTGTGCGTCTCTGTCAGAGTTAACACTGGAAGGATGCTACAGAATAGAGTATCCAAGATAACTTGAAAATCTCTCACTTCCCTAATGAGATTGTTAGGTTTGTTAGGAATTTAAGCGCAAACCTTGCTTAAGCAGTTTTACAGATTTTCAGGTAAGACTTTCTTCTTGAAAAGAATTAACTGCAATAATTGGTAAAAGCTGCTATGGTCTGCCACTGTTTACAAGTTCATCAGTATTACTTCCGGAATTTTTATCAGAATTGTAGCAACCTTGAGGTTAAGTTGTCTGCGTAATACAAACATCAGATAGGCAAGAGGCATCTTCCATATCTTTAAGTAACCCATACTGAGTTATCATCTGCACTTTTGTAAGTGCAAACATAGTTTGTAACCCGAATGCTTCAAGACGCAATCGGATTGGGAAGACAATTAATATCCCCAAAATGGCTAAATTAAAGAAAGATGAGACTAAATGCTTAATTAGATAGTTTTTATCTATTTAACAGCACTGTTTGAGTTGCTTTCGCCACTAGCATATTTAGCGCCAGTACAGCATTCATTTATGCTGATTATTAAATAATCATCAGTAAATTGTCTCTACATATGGAGATAGAATCAAATATTTTTATTATTAGCAACCGTACCGATTGAGTATTATCCGTTACTTTTGCCTAAAAGGAAAAGACTCAGTAGCGTACCACTATTCCAGAGACTATGGAGGAGCATAGGAGCCAAGAGGTTGCGCGATCGCGTGTAAACTACGCCTAAGACAATACCCAGGGCTGTCAGTGGCAGAATTTCCGACAGACTCAGGTGAGCGATCGCAAATAACAAACTACTTACCAAAATTGCTCCCCACACAGGTAGGTAACGAGTTATAGAGGGTAATAAAAAGCCGCGAAACAGAAGTTCTTCAAACAATGGGGCTGCGATCGCCGCTGTAGAGAAAAATATCCCAAGTGCTACACTATCTTGGCTTTCCAGTGCCAGTTGTAATAGTGGATTACTACCACCTTGTCCTTGCCATAGTTGTTGATTAATCAACGACACGATCACAACTATCGGTAATGCCGCACAATAGCCACCGAATCCCCACAAAAACCACTTATCTTGAAAACGGAAGCGAAACCAGAATTCTGGTAGTGGGAAAAAGCGCTTAATAGAGTAATACAGAACCAACAGCGCACCTGAAGCCACTAGGAGGTAACTGATTAATACATAAACAGCCTGAATTCGCACATTACCAGCAGGACGCGGGATGGGGATCACCGATAATAGCAAGGGTACAAAAAGTTGCCCCATCAAGAAAAAGCCCAGGACAAAAACCTGTAAAATCGTTTCCACGTCCCAAGGTGTTGACCAAGGCACATCAGCATTTTGAGCTAATAAAGCGGCTTTTCCCTTTACCATAAACTGACCAACCAAAAAAATTAGCAGCATCAGCCCAATGAAAGCTGTCAACGTCGGGATAGTGCCAATAATTGCTAATTTCCACAAAGCTTGGGTTGCAGCTTCTTGTGCTGTGGCTTTAACTTCTAATAGAGCTTCTTGACGTTGCTGGAGTTGGTATAGTTGAACCAATGCAGTAGAGCGAAACCAACCTTCTAAATTTTTTTGAATCAGTTGCTGAGCATTGGGTAGAAGACGAGCCGGATTACTCCACAGTCCACGCAATGCAGCAGCAGTTTCCCCAAATTCGGGATTGATATCTGAACGTTGCTGCAAGTCCGTCCAAGTCTTGAAAGCTGTATCTGTCTGTCCTTGCTGTGCTTGTAAAATTCCCAGTCGTAAATCTAACTCACCCAGCAATTTTTGCAGTTGTTGAAGTGACTGCTGAATCTTTTTTTGCTGTACTTCGCGGGAGGTATTAGTAGCGGGAGGGGCTTCTGGTAAAGGTTTAGGAGATATAGGAATTGTCTGGGGTTGAGAACGCAGTGTTGCTAGTTGGTTTTTGGCTTTGTCCAAATTAGTTTGAACCGATTTCCGCGCTTCCTGATACTGCTTTGTAGCATTTTCCAGCGGTTTATCGCCCAGTATTGCTTCTTGAATTCCTTGCAAATTTTTGTCGTTGCTATCTTCAGGTTGCCATGCTTGCGCTTGCAGCCCAATATTTGTTTGGTAGAGTTCCAGGCGACTTTGGAACTGAGGTTCTTGCCAACTGCTGAACAAAGACCAACCGGAAGAACCGATCGCTACCAGTGTCATTAAAATTAAAAGCAACCGTTTGATTGTCATCTATCCCCCTTTAACTAAGCATTGGGAAGCGCGTCCCCCTTGGGAATTATCGCAAGAAAAAGTCAGAGGTGGATAG
This region of Nostoc sp. UHCC 0302 genomic DNA includes:
- a CDS encoding FHA domain-containing protein gives rise to the protein MAGNDTQQILINHSSKDFSNDLSMAAETNENHLLIIEDDQGRKEFSLEHAVYSIGRDRDCNIRLISQFVSRRHATLVRLPREHNSHSYYYRIVDGDAKGKPSSNGLMINGRKMPTHDLKNEDEIVFGPQVRAIYYLLKNTQRSGQTDASEYDITLINPGMTEDIED
- a CDS encoding TIGR01777 family oxidoreductase gives rise to the protein MKIAITGATGFVGSRLVQRLHTEGHSILVLTRNTTFAQKVLPSEAFPNLEIISYTPTQSGSWQSALAGCDGVVNLAGEPIGEGRWTPERKEAILNSRKLGTQKIVEAIANANPKPKVLVNTSAIGYYGTSETATFDETSPAGNDFLAQVCQAWEAEAQKVKDAGVRLVILRFGIVLGNGGALGKMITPFKLFAGGPIGSGRQWFSWIHLDDVVNLIVQALTQSEIEGVYNATAPNPVRMTDLSQTLGQVIHRPSWLPVPAFAIEALLGDGAMVVLEGQQVLPKRTVDAGFKYQYPNLQSALAQILK
- a CDS encoding NINE protein, which codes for MANLNPSHPTKQLLAGYCGIILGGFGVHKFILGYTTEGLIMLLISVVGGSFTYGFALIIMQLVGLIEGMIYLNKDHEEFVDTYFVKKQGWF
- a CDS encoding ribbon-helix-helix protein, CopG family encodes the protein MIMTNKKWAVKRITVNLAAQEAEKLEKYCQQTGRPATDVIRELIRTLPVSDDNRDTNK
- a CDS encoding heavy metal translocating P-type ATPase — translated: MQLVPKTQLTPELSPTLEKIILDVGGMKCAACVNAVERQLSQYPGVKSTCVNLATEVAVVETEVGAVDPDALAKRLTSVGFPSQPRTASGIAGETSALQDPAERQRREMRSSLGNLAIAGVLLILSATGHFGSDGSPVLQALKNIWFHCGLATVALLIPGRPIIVDGWLGWRRNAPNMNTLVGLGTLTAYTASLIALLFPQMGWECFFDEPVMMLGFILLGRTLEQQARGRAAKAFRQLLALQPQIARLIANPENVGAGSTSVEIPAEQVRVGEFLQVLPGDKIPVDGKVVAGQTTIDESMLTGEAVPAIKQPGDTVTAGTINQSGAIAIQTTRTGSDTTLAQIVALVETAQTRKAPVQKLADTVAGYFTYGVLTAAILTFVFWYFFGTHIWPNVTMSGGMEMISHSAHNAHHSQPLTHYSPLLVSLKLAIAVMVVACPCALGLATPTAILVGTGIGAERGLLIKGGDVLERVHQLDTVVFDKTGTLTTGNPTVTDCLLVGELETQNSHYPLSSEGAPSSPVPNASTTLNTSPQSLIQLAAAVEIGTYHPLAKAIQKEAQQQQLSIPEAVDFHTEAGLGVSAVVESKSVLLGNWDWLSWHGIAISETAQKVADRLAADGKTVVYVAVAGTLSGLIAVSDTLRPDAQATIDKLRQMGLRVMLLSGDRIEAASAIAKQLGLDSTDVIAGVPPAKKAAAIESLQKEGLGTRRITSPQYPVPSPQSVVAMVGDGINDAPALSQADVGIALHSGTDVAMETAEIILMRDRLTDVVESIQLSRATFNKIRQNLFWAFAYNTIGIPLAAGVLLPSLGFVMTPSGAAALMAFSSVSVVTNSVLLRWWSHRL
- a CDS encoding tetratricopeptide repeat protein produces the protein MTQTVESLFDTGLERYKAGEAADSLIPVFKEVCDRAPKTSAAWICLAWLYLLDNKPSLAYKAAQKAVKLNPQDPQARINLALAMLETKQKGLREHIDFAQQLIFVNPEWRDEIKNSIEDGLSRKPDWQSLAKVKNWLFEE
- a CDS encoding iron-sulfur cluster assembly accessory protein, with amino-acid sequence MTQATQPQQRGILLSESALRQVKLLQDKQGKDLCLRVGVRQGGCSGMSYMMDFEDVSKITPQDEVFDYEGFKIVSDRKSLLYLYGLMLDYSDAMIGGGFQFTNPNAAQTCGCGKSFGV